One window of Medicago truncatula cultivar Jemalong A17 chromosome 2, MtrunA17r5.0-ANR, whole genome shotgun sequence genomic DNA carries:
- the LOC120578422 gene encoding boron transporter 4-like encodes MKSFKTPFKGIVDDFRGRAVHYKDDWISGLTSGTGILAPTMYIFFASALPVIAFGAQLSRETDGSLSTVETLASTAICGIIHSIFGGQPLLILGVAEPTILMYTYLYNYAKNKEGLGRELFLAWVGWVCVWTALLLFLLAIFNAAIIINRFTRIAGELFGMLITVLFIQEAIDEC; translated from the exons ATGAAGAGCTTTAAAACACCTTTCAAGGGTATTGTAGATGATTTTAGGGGAAGAGCAGTACACTATAAAGATGATTGGATTTCTGGTCTCACTTCTGGAACCGG GATATTGGCACCGACTATGTATATTTTCTTTGCTTCTGCTCTACCTGTTATTGCCTTCGGCGCGCAGCTCAGTAGGGAAACAG ATGGAAGCTTAAGCACTGTGGAAACACTGGCTTCTACAGCCATTTGTGGAATCATACACTCCATTTTTGGTGGACAACCTCTCCTAATACTAGGAGTGGCAGAACCCACTATCCTTATGTACacatatttgtacaattatgcCAAAAATAAGGAAGGTTTGGGAAGAGAACTCTTTTTGGCTTGGGTAGGATG GGTTTGTGTATGGACTGCTCTATTGCTATTTCTTTTAGCAATATTCAATGCTGCCATTATCATCAACAGATTTACAAGAATTGCTGGCGAGCTTTTTGGCATGTTGATTACAGTCTTATTCATTCAAGAAGctattgatga gtgttga